TTTGCCAAAGATGCCGCTTTAGATTTTATTGACAATTTGTTTTTACCCATTAATAATCCAACAGGATTGAATAAAGTAGGAATTGTTTCTTACTCCGCAACGGCAACTACAGATACTAATTTATTACTTGATACTGCTGCTAACAGAACGACACTTACGCTTGCTGTAAACAGTTTGGTTGCTAGTGGTACCACCAATGTACAAGATGGCATGATAAAAGCAGACCAATTGATGACCTCGCAAGGGACATTTGATTGTGATACATCAAGATCTATTATAATGCTTTCAGATGGTGTACCAACTAGAAGTTTCAATCCAGATGGTTCAGGCGATGGTTGTCAAGACGATGTAGATTTAAATCAACCAAATTCAGGAGGTAATGATACAGATTGTATTACACGTGCTATAGCAGCAGGTATAGATGCGCAAACTACAGTCATAGCTGGAGAAATATTTGAGCAAACTGTTTTTAGTGTTGGGTTATTAAATTTCTATCAAAACGATCCAGTAAGACTGAATAATGCAACTTTCACCTTAAATGGTATGGATAATACTGATGGTGCCGATATTACATTTGATGCTGCTGACTTAGATGGTATATATCTTAATATATTGGGACAGCTATCCGCAGTTGCTAAGCAGTTATCAAATGACTTCTTGGTATCAGATAATATAGGTATTGGTTGGCAGATTGTCCCTGGAAGTGTTATTGTTAGTAAGGGATTACCGCTTGTGAATGGTCAATCTATAAGCTGGGATTTAGATGAAATAGGTAATGAAACGGTAACTATGAACTATTCAATAATACCAACATCTACAGATGTGTGTGGGCTTGGAATTTTTGGTAACTCAGTCATGAATTATGAAAATGCATCTTGTGATATAGCGCAATTAACATTTGTAAATCCACAAGTTTGTGTACCATGTCCTGTACTTGATAGTGATTTTACTAGACAGGGATGTACAAATTTCTTTGATTATACAGGTACACTAACAGATGGCCCTGATTGTTCTCCTGTTGCAACCGATTTTACATGGATTTTTACACTTAATGGTGTCCAAATAGGTACAGCTTCTCAGCTTTCTGGAACTTTTGAATATACAGGAACTGAAGATTTAGTAGGAAACATCGCAGCCACACTAAGCTATAACGGTACTTATGGTAATAACTGTACATTACCAATGATGGAGTCGACCAATCAAATCATATTAGCTCCATTATTAGAGGTAACATTGGATAATTTTTCTGATGCATTGTGTAATGGTGAAGAAAGTGGGTCTATAAATATCAGTGTAACTGGTGGTGTTCCTCCTTACACATTTTTATGGAGTAATGGTGAAACTACTGAGGATTTACCAAATGTTGGAGCTGGCACATATAATGTTACAGTTACGGATTCTAATACCTGTGCTGCTGATGTATCAACAGATATTGTTATTGGAGAACCAACACCTGCAATAACAATAACAAATACAGTGCTTACTGAAGTTGATTGCTATAGTACTAGTACTGGTGCAATTGATATTGATGTCATCGGTG
This DNA window, taken from Winogradskyella sp. PC-19, encodes the following:
- a CDS encoding VWA domain-containing protein: MKYNLLFQNIKINKLTKWIVGLTFLMCFSLSNAQNNDPFVDIDKIAIENPNNCNQFDITTTITGTPPSKPVEVVLVLDRSGSMGFVDSNGDIALDFAKDAALDFIDNLFLPINNPTGLNKVGIVSYSATATTDTNLLLDTAANRTTLTLAVNSLVASGTTNVQDGMIKADQLMTSQGTFDCDTSRSIIMLSDGVPTRSFNPDGSGDGCQDDVDLNQPNSGGNDTDCITRAIAAGIDAQTTVIAGEIFEQTVFSVGLLNFYQNDPVRLNNATFTLNGMDNTDGADITFDAADLDGIYLNILGQLSAVAKQLSNDFLVSDNIGIGWQIVPGSVIVSKGLPLVNGQSISWDLDEIGNETVTMNYSIIPTSTDVCGLGIFGNSVMNYENASCDIAQLTFVNPQVCVPCPVLDSDFTRQGCTNFFDYTGTLTDGPDCSPVATDFTWIFTLNGVQIGTASQLSGTFEYTGTEDLVGNIAATLSYNGTYGNNCTLPMMESTNQIILAPLLEVTLDNFSDALCNGEESGSINISVTGGVPPYTFLWSNGETTEDLPNVGAGTYNVTVTDSNTCAADVSTDIVIGEPTPAITITNTVLTEVDCYSTSTGAIDIDVIGGTAPYTYTWSDGVNEIATSQDIEDLAAGDYTITIIDANLCVLEETYNISEPNTALSTNATVASEISCFGLTDGAITISFAGGTSPYDISGDFTATDVTTDQSHTGLAAGTYNYTITDANGCTETASATIAAAPSDVTANATVASEISCFGLTDGAITISFAGGTSPYDISGDFTAT